From one Humulus lupulus chromosome 8, drHumLupu1.1, whole genome shotgun sequence genomic stretch:
- the LOC133795869 gene encoding proteasome subunit alpha type-7-like, with amino-acid sequence MGPKRTERKIVNLDDHIALACAGLKADARALINKKYTQSGGVRPFGLSTLIIGFDPYTGAPALYQTDPFGTFSAWKANATGRNSNSLREFLEKNYKETAGQETVKLAIRALLEVLVFWCSTSVIDLVNHYRSSLFVGLMVLVCHYCFDKAFDKFYDMYNATWKGYGL; translated from the exons ATGGGGCCAAAACG AACGGAGAGGAAGATTGTGAATTTGGATGATCACATTGCATTGGCCTGTGCTGGGCTCAAAGCTGATGCTCGTGCCTTGATAAACAAG AAGTATACACAAAGTGGTGGTGTTAGACCGTTTGGGCTTTCAACTTTGATTATTGGTTTTGACCCATACACAGGTGCGCCGGCACTATATCAGACAGATCCTTTTGGGACATTTTCAGCCTGGAAAGCAAATGCCACTGGAAGAAACTCTAACTCATTACGTGAGTTTCTTGAGAAAAACTACAAGGAGACAGCTGGGCAAGAAACCGTCAAGCTCGCCATTCGTGCTTTGCTTGAG GTGTTAGTTTTTTGGTGTTCTACCTCTGtaattgacttggttaatcaTTATAGATCATCTTTGT TTGTTGGTTTAATGGTATTGGTTTGCCACTATTGTTTTGATAAAGCCTTTGACAAGTTCTATGACATGTACAATGCAACTTG GAAAGGTTATGGGTTGTAG